In Chlamydiota bacterium, a genomic segment contains:
- the groL1 gene encoding 60 kDa chaperonin 1 — MAAKDLKFKEEARQKILKGIGVLAEAVKKTLGPKGRNVILEKSYGAPHITKDGVTVAKEIELEDAFENMGAQMVKEVASKTADQAGDGTTTAIVLAEAIYQEGLRNIAAGANPIEVKRGIDKAVKLVIEEIQKISKPIKDRKEIAQVATISANNDVEIGEIIATANEKVGKDGTISVEEGKGFETEVKFVEGMNFDRGYLSSYFMTDAEHQEAILENAFVLIYEKKISNMKD, encoded by the coding sequence ATGGCAGCAAAAGATTTAAAATTTAAAGAAGAAGCAAGACAAAAGATTCTAAAAGGAATCGGTGTACTTGCTGAAGCTGTAAAAAAGACACTAGGACCTAAAGGACGCAATGTCATTTTGGAAAAATCCTACGGAGCGCCTCACATTACAAAAGACGGTGTGACAGTCGCAAAAGAAATTGAACTGGAAGATGCGTTTGAAAACATGGGCGCACAAATGGTCAAAGAAGTGGCTTCTAAAACTGCCGACCAAGCAGGAGATGGAACCACAACAGCAATAGTGCTTGCAGAAGCCATCTATCAAGAAGGACTTCGCAATATTGCTGCTGGCGCCAATCCCATTGAAGTGAAACGCGGAATTGACAAAGCGGTCAAACTCGTTATCGAAGAAATTCAAAAAATCTCTAAACCAATCAAAGATAGAAAAGAGATTGCGCAAGTTGCCACCATTTCTGCAAACAACGATGTTGAGATTGGTGAAATCATTGCGACAGCCAATGAAAAAGTGGGAAAAGATGGAACCATTTCTGTAGAAGAAGGTAAAGGTTTTGAAACAGAAGTGAAGTTTGTTGAAGGAATGAATTTTGACAGAGGCTATCTCTCTTCTTATTTCATGACTGATGCAGAGCATCAAGAAGCTATATTAGAAAATGCTTTTGTGCTCATTTACGAAAAGAAAATCTCTAACATGAAAGATT